ATCAGaatgaaaatagaataaaaccGAATAGAAAAAAGCACCAACTGAGTCTTGGTAAAGGGCATAAATGTGTGAAGTTAATCACAGACTAAACACATGaacatatgtataaatgtgGTATACAGTCAGTCATCTCCTATACAAGGCGTCTTAACAGAAAATGCACACTCACAGTgtaattttttaaatcatattccCTTCTACGTGGCAGGTAATGTATACCGTGTGCATTTTTCATTAATATGGTCATGGCAAAGTATCAACACAGAACTATTATAGTCCATTATATTCTTGGATTCCAAGCATGCACAAAAGATAAAAGAGTCATTTTCAATTTGTGCAGAGAGCTTTTTGAAAGCGTTCAGGTGAAACGAAGCATAAATGTCATTCAGCACTTTTACAGCTAAGAGAGGAAATATGATGTCATACAtgagaaaaaaaggaggacagATGCTGTGATTTCGGGCTTTTGAGTGTCCGTCCGTACTCCGGGTCAGCTCGGTTCATTTGTCAGAGGCGCGGATGTAGACCAGGGAGGAGAGCAGCAGGAGCTCCGGTGGCTTGTGTAACAGGATCAGATTGTCACTCCTCAATCCGTCATAGTGCATCCAGCAGCCGTCGATCTGGAAAGCTGCGGAGTAGTGATGCTCTTCCTTGTTGAAAAGTGTGGCGCCCTCTAATAAGTACCTGTGAGGCAAAAAGGACACAGTTTCCTCTCTTGGAAACTTTAAAATGGTGATTTAATGGCAGCTACTTTAAAAATACTGGGTGCTGAatacttctcttttttttccaaatatctatttatttttgtgggTGCAAAGCCAGCAGCTTGAAATTGCAATAGTTGTCTAAAATgagctttcatttaaaaaaaaaaaaaaaagagaccatttatgtttgtttggatgtctaaaatctcaatatttaatagGAGTCTGgagtatttagcaacagcaccaGCTGTATTTCATTGCAGTGACTGTGTCAAACAGACACATGCATAAAGTACTGAAATAAGCTTTTTAATTAATGGATGTGAATGGTCCCTAACGCAGCcataaattctaaaaaaaaatgttaagcCTGTTAAGTGGCTTTAAATCTGTGCCATGAAAGCCagatgtgtcagtacctcatacaaccacactttaaaaacacccaaactatctcttttaacttttttatttaaatccctGGTCAAACACTGGAAACACAGCCTTGTATCAATGTCATAATAATGCATGTTAGGACCTATAGAAACATACAGTACCTGTGCTGGCACAGAGCCAGGTGGTAAGGGACGTAGGACAGCTCCTCTGACTTCCACTGCTGCATGTTCAGAATGACAAAAGGTGGGGCTCCATAGCAGAAAGCCCTCTGAGAAAACTCCCTGAGACCATCACACCTGATACAAAAGACAGGTTTTAGTTTGTTCAGGGAGTGGTGAAACACTGAACTGAATCAAGGGAAGATGAACGGGTTCCATTTTTACCCCAGTTCTGAGCAGAGCAGGAGCTTTGGGCAGAAGAACTTGTCCACAGCCGACTGAATGGGGNNNNNNNNNNNNNNNNNNNNNNNNNNNNNNNNNNNNNNNNNNNNNNNNNNNNNNNNNNNNNNNNNNNNNNNNNNNNNNNNNNNNNNNNNNNNNNNNNNNNNNNNNNNNNNNNNNNNNNNNNNNNNNNNNNNNNNNNNNNNNNNNNNNNNNNNNNNNNNNNNNNNNNNNNNNNNNNNNNNNNNNNNNNNNNNNNNNNNNNNTTTTGATGTCTTCGTTGTCGTTCAAAACACTGAATCGACTCTCCATAGCTCTCGGCATTTCTTCATGTCTCACATCGGACCAAAACGCCAGATAAATAGGATTATTTCATGTCTGACACCTTTCTATAGAATACTGGAATGTTAATGCATGGACATGCATCCGAACAAGCGCCAGTAAACGAGTCGAAGCCGTGCcaatgattaaaaaacaccGCTGTGAGGAGTCTCTTCACGGACAGTGAACGAgcgctgcacaaacacagtgctGTCCTCTGCTGGTGCTGCGCGGTATTAACACCCACATCATCCACGAGAGCAACAATCAgggtttgttttgtgtaaatatCACTCCTGTATAAAGTGCCTAAAAGGGATGCTTGAGTAAAAGGgcaagaaaatgactttggtagaagtagaagttgaacatttttataatattactaaagtaaaagtctataaaagtatgtgacatttactgtacttaagtgtcaaGGGTAATTGTCCTGATATAACATGTACTTACGTCTTAGAAGTAAAATTCAAAgagggttgtgggttcaattcctgtctctatgtgtccttgagcaagacacttaaccccatgttgtgaatggcaaaaatgtagtgtaaatacagaccattaccaactctccCAAATaacgaagtatttgtacttcattacattacaacactggggaagtaattcaataacaatatactgtacatcacaaTTTTCTTCAGCATTAATTACTATTATAGCCCACAATGCACAAACATCACTTCTTGTTTCATTACTTTTTGCTCTTAtttctttaaacaaaaacactataTGCCTACAGCATCACGCGGCGCTTATAAAAGATTTGATTGGCCTACGGAGTTGACTCAATTTGCCCCGCCCCCCTGTCGTAACGCCCCCACTCGTGAGGCAACTGTCTCTACGTCTGACGCTATTCTCGAAAGCTACCGCGCCGATTTTCAGAGGAAGTATTCGGGTTTGTGGATTGAACCTGCGTCATAAACGTTTCCCCCCGACGCTCGTTGAACAAAGTTAAGTTTGGGAAGTGCTGACTGCGAGCGTCT
This genomic interval from Solea solea chromosome 18, fSolSol10.1, whole genome shotgun sequence contains the following:
- the c18h14orf28 gene encoding uncharacterized protein C14orf28 homolog, with translation MQQWKSEELSYVPYHLALCQHRYLLEGATLFNKEEHHYSAAFQIDGCWMHYDGLRSDNLILLHKPPELLLLSSLVYIRASDK